A segment of the Sanyastnella coralliicola genome:
ACCAATCGAACCTTCAGGGTCGCTCGCTGAATCCGGAAGTTGGATGTTCTCGAAGGTGAAGGTCAACTCACGTGACGCAGGATCAAGTACCGTCATCATGTCGTGAGAGTGCGCTACCACGTCGAATGAAGCCAAATCAAAGTCGATATCAAGGGTATCTACCAAAGTCACCAAACCAGCAGGAGCATTTCCTGTGTTCTGGAATCGAATGGTGTAATCAATTGGCGTTTCGTTCAAGATGAAGTGCTGATCAGTGTAGCCTTGAGGCATCGCCTGCTTGTCGTTCGGATCGTATGCACAAGTCACCTCGTCAGTTGTAGAGTCGGTACCAAAGGCTACCACTTCTTCTCCTTCAACCGCCAATGCAGTTACGTTGTTGGTAACGAATTCACCAATGTACTCAACGGCAGGTCCGTTCAAAGTGAAGAAGAACGACAGTGATTGTCCGGCAGCGAGGCCTGTGTATTCAATGAAAACCAAATTGTCTTCCACAACAGCATCAAACCCGATTGGAGAGAAGCCTTGGTAAAGTGGGTCAAACTCTAATTCAACCGTACCGTTCAATACTTGGTTACCTGTGTTGTAAATCGTGATCCAGTTAAACTCTTCGTCGCCGTTACACGGAACACCTCCGAAAGAAGTCATGTAAACATCGATTCCGGTAACTGCATCATCATTGGTTACTCCAAAATCAATGTTTGAAGATCCATTAGGGTCAAGTAAATCGGTGGTTACAGGGTTTGCAGTTGTGCTTGTTGGGAAAGCCTCTAAATCTTCCAAGGTTAGTGTGTATGTCATCGACTCTACCTCACCAAATGAGTAGTAGCCGTTGGCATCAGTAATAGCAATCAACCCTCCGGGCTCCAGCGTTACCGAGACACCCTCGATTCCGTAGTCGAAAATATCATCGAAGATTCCATTTGCGTTTGCATCGTAGAAGACATAACCATCTAGTTCGTAGATACAGCTTCCATCGTCGCTGTTTGCTTGTGGATTGTAGTTGTCTCCTTCAGGGTCAGTACAGCCGCTGTAGATACAATCAGTGGTGAAGGTCGCTTCAGGATCATAATTGTCAGCATCTGGGTCATCACAGCCAGGGATGCAGTCTTCACCTTCAGAAACTTCAAAATCAAGAGCTCCAGCACCTTCTATAAAGACGACTTCACCACCTGTACATTCGATGGAAGTGATGTTCTCCATATCGAAAATCCCACCACCAGTGTTGATGATATAAGTTCCATTTGGCAAACAGTGGAAGTTGTACCCGAAGGAGAACCCATCTCCAAATTGAGCGTTGTCTAGATCACCAAAAGCAACGAGGTTGTCGTCTGCATCGTGGATAGTATAAGTAGCACCGTTCCAACCGTCACCAAAAGTATCTAGCATGTTTACGGCAATGATTTGTCCATCACAGTCGTATTCACATGAACCATCGTCGTCTGTCGACTGCGGGTTGTAGTTCCAGGCTTCAGGGTCAGTACAACCGAAGTACTCACAGCTTCCGTCATCTTCTACTACGTCTGGGTCATAGTTTCCAGCGAATGGATCCATACATCCGGCGTATTGACAAGATTCGTCGTCAACCGTTGCGTCGGCATCGTAGTTGATCGCTTCTTCGTCCATACAACCTGGACATAGATCAGTACAAGAACCATCATTGATGGTAGCTTCTTCATCGTAATTACATGCTTCAGGATCGGTACATCCAGCGCATGTGTCGTAATTACAAACCGCTTCGTCGTACACTTCCGCGTCAGGGTCGTAATTACAAGCTCCTTCATCTCCACACGCAGCGCCTTCATAGACGAGGCCAAGTTCTGGAGCTACGATGTTCTCCATGAGCTCACCTGTACAAGTTAGGTCGTCGTTCCAGAGGTAGAGGGTAGATGTGTTGAACAAGCCACCTGAATTTACCTGGATGTTGATGTGGAATGAAAGCACTCCATCAGTGGTAAATTGCCCTAGAAGGACACGGTTGTCGATCCCTGTAGGAAGAGTGGTAGGTGAGGTTTCAATGGCAAACCACGCTCCGTCTTCGATTTCAAGGTTGGTTCCGTTCGGATCCTGAAGTGAAGGAGTGAAAGGGTCAAGCGGCAAGGAAGCCACGGTGTTGACATCCGTTGATCCGGCGACTTCTGCATTGTCAGCGCCAATAGTTACCCACGAATCAGCTTCAAGT
Coding sequences within it:
- a CDS encoding DUF7619 domain-containing protein; the protein is MTKYYLSLMACLCALFSTAQLQDVIVEEYTPTLESSTVPEGHTIYRVYARTQDPADRVLAVFAVECSPLDVSTTTSFYNDPIGSFNGAIIQPLFYQLFPTLEADSWVTIGADNAEVAGSTDVNTVASLPLDPFTPSLQDPNGTNLEIEDGAWFAIETSPTTLPTGIDNRVLLGQFTTDGVLSFHINIQVNSGGLFNTSTLYLWNDDLTCTGELMENIVAPELGLVYEGAACGDEGACNYDPDAEVYDEAVCNYDTCAGCTDPEACNYDEEATINDGSCTDLCPGCMDEEAINYDADATVDDESCQYAGCMDPFAGNYDPDVVEDDGSCEYFGCTDPEAWNYNPQSTDDDGSCEYDCDGQIIAVNMLDTFGDGWNGATYTIHDADDNLVAFGDLDNAQFGDGFSFGYNFHCLPNGTYIINTGGGIFDMENITSIECTGGEVVFIEGAGALDFEVSEGEDCIPGCDDPDADNYDPEATFTTDCIYSGCTDPEGDNYNPQANSDDGSCIYELDGYVFYDANANGIFDDIFDYGIEGVSVTLEPGGLIAITDANGYYSFGEVESMTYTLTLEDLEAFPTSTTANPVTTDLLDPNGSSNIDFGVTNDDAVTGIDVYMTSFGGVPCNGDEEFNWITIYNTGNQVLNGTVELEFDPLYQGFSPIGFDAVVEDNLVFIEYTGLAAGQSLSFFFTLNGPAVEYIGEFVTNNVTALAVEGEEVVAFGTDSTTDEVTCAYDPNDKQAMPQGYTDQHFILNETPIDYTIRFQNTGNAPAGLVTLVDTLDIDFDLASFDVVAHSHDMMTVLDPASRELTFTFENIQLPDSASDPEGSIGFVTYRIIPLPELAPNTTLENTAHIFFDSNPAIVTNTYVHTIYECGQEANFAANPGICLGDEFTAVADHPHVTYWSWNYDGEEIGTDGSVVYAPEFTGSFDLTLTAGNPLCETEQSLQIEVYELPEATFTSNGPELTASAGTAWQWYMNGAPIDGATDMTYMVVEDGNYSVEVTNDNGCMALSDEDWVQASNILGIEGLSANFYPNPVLASAELQLPDNGPWSITLFDGAGRQVINVDSYTDSQWTFNRGDLAAGSYVLKVKRMNTGEEATIELQLK